One Brevibacillus choshinensis genomic window carries:
- a CDS encoding DHH family phosphoesterase, giving the protein MNHQMIVHFSDKDLDGESCAILSRLAFSSQEVDSRGVTPYTVNLEVQKFIEEELVQGMFVVITDVSVNEEVAAMIEEKVNRGHAVVLIDHHPTALPLAEKHGWAKVITEEAGKKTSATSLYYDYLVHQGYLTPTGVLSDYVELVRSFDTWDWEATGNTQANQLNILFYMVEKEMFIQNVIRRLRGEGAHTDQFVFEEVESILIYTEEKRMGEFEQKKLKQMKRIAVEVDLQEPKTFQVGVVFLEQYHSTTGNYLCKNDETIDFVAMLDPGKGRISFRTIRDDVDLSVIAHHYGGGGHPKSAGCSFTGITVKDYVYPALRVH; this is encoded by the coding sequence ATGAATCACCAAATGATTGTTCATTTCAGCGATAAGGACTTGGATGGAGAGTCGTGTGCGATTCTGAGCCGTCTTGCATTTTCCAGCCAAGAGGTGGATTCACGAGGAGTAACCCCATACACAGTGAATCTGGAAGTCCAAAAGTTTATAGAAGAAGAGCTAGTCCAGGGAATGTTTGTCGTGATAACGGATGTCAGTGTGAACGAAGAAGTAGCCGCCATGATCGAGGAGAAAGTGAATCGGGGGCATGCGGTTGTCTTGATCGATCATCATCCGACGGCTCTACCTTTGGCAGAAAAGCATGGATGGGCAAAGGTCATCACAGAAGAAGCAGGGAAAAAGACTTCGGCAACCAGCCTCTATTATGACTATCTGGTTCATCAGGGATACCTGACCCCGACCGGTGTTCTGTCTGACTATGTGGAGCTGGTTCGTTCCTTTGATACATGGGACTGGGAGGCGACTGGCAATACGCAAGCGAATCAATTGAACATCTTGTTCTATATGGTGGAGAAGGAAATGTTTATCCAGAATGTGATCCGACGGTTGCGGGGAGAAGGTGCCCATACGGATCAATTCGTTTTTGAGGAAGTAGAATCCATTCTCATCTATACGGAAGAGAAGAGAATGGGTGAATTTGAACAGAAAAAGCTGAAGCAGATGAAGCGAATAGCTGTTGAAGTGGATTTGCAGGAGCCCAAAACATTTCAGGTGGGTGTGGTATTTCTCGAACAATATCACTCCACCACAGGGAATTACTTGTGCAAAAACGACGAGACGATCGATTTCGTCGCCATGCTCGATCCCGGGAAAGGGCGAATCAGCTTTCGGACGATTCGAGACGATGTGGATCTGTCTGTGATCGCTCACCATTACGGCGGAGGCGGTCATCCGAAGTCAGCCGGTTGTTCGTTTACTGGCATCACGGTGAAAGACTATGTTTACCCAGCACTGCGAGTCCATTAA
- a CDS encoding Lsa family ABC-F type ribosomal protection protein, which yields MSLIKVTNLTFAYEGSFDNIFENVSFQIDTDWKLGFTGRNGRGKTTFLNLLLGKYDYSGTITSTVQFEYFPFVVEQKENQTLDVIGDIIPDYLQWELMRELSLLQVSEDVLYRPFASLSNGEQTKVLLAALFLKENSFLLIDEPTNHLDMHARKLVSDYLRTKSGFILVSHDRSFLDNCVDHILSINRTNIEIQKGNFSDWWENKQRQDQFELAENEKLKKDIKRLSDAAKRTSNWSHEVEKTKNGTRNSGSKVDKGYIGHKAAKMMQRSKSIEQRQHSAIDEKSKLLKNIENQDSLKISQLAYHKNQLAELEHVSIYYGDRTVCSDISFSIAQGERIALSGKNGSGKSSLIKLICGENMTYTGTFRKGSQLKVSYVSQDTSHLQGSLTDYARQNGIDESLFKAILRKLDFSRDQFEKNMAAYSGGQKKKVLIAKSLSEKVHLHIWDEPLNFIDVISRMQIEELLLEHAPTILFVEHDREFCNHIATKIVEL from the coding sequence ATGTCATTGATAAAAGTTACCAATCTGACATTCGCCTACGAAGGCAGTTTCGATAACATTTTTGAAAACGTCAGCTTCCAGATTGACACAGATTGGAAGCTGGGATTTACAGGACGGAACGGCAGGGGGAAGACTACCTTTCTCAACCTGCTGCTCGGTAAATACGATTACAGCGGTACGATCACATCCACGGTCCAGTTCGAATACTTTCCATTCGTCGTGGAACAAAAGGAAAACCAGACACTGGATGTCATCGGCGACATCATTCCGGACTACCTCCAATGGGAGCTCATGCGCGAGCTATCCCTGCTGCAGGTTTCCGAGGATGTCTTATATCGCCCTTTTGCTTCCCTGTCCAACGGCGAGCAGACGAAAGTGCTGTTGGCTGCCTTGTTTCTGAAGGAAAACAGCTTTCTGTTGATCGATGAACCGACCAATCACCTTGACATGCACGCCCGCAAGCTGGTCAGTGATTATCTCCGCACCAAGAGCGGCTTTATTCTGGTGTCCCATGACAGATCCTTTCTCGATAACTGCGTGGATCACATCTTATCCATCAACAGGACCAATATCGAAATTCAAAAAGGCAATTTCTCCGATTGGTGGGAAAATAAGCAGAGACAGGATCAATTTGAGCTGGCAGAGAACGAAAAGCTGAAAAAAGACATCAAACGCCTGTCTGATGCTGCCAAACGCACGAGCAACTGGTCGCACGAAGTAGAAAAAACGAAAAACGGAACCAGAAATTCCGGTTCCAAGGTCGATAAAGGATATATTGGCCACAAGGCTGCGAAAATGATGCAGCGCTCCAAATCGATCGAGCAGAGACAGCATTCGGCCATTGATGAGAAATCAAAGCTCCTGAAAAATATCGAAAACCAGGATAGCTTGAAGATCTCACAGCTGGCTTACCATAAAAACCAACTCGCTGAACTTGAGCACGTATCGATCTATTACGGAGACAGAACGGTTTGCTCAGACATCAGTTTTTCGATTGCCCAAGGTGAGCGTATCGCGCTTTCAGGAAAAAACGGCTCCGGGAAATCCAGCCTGATCAAGCTGATTTGTGGAGAAAACATGACCTATACGGGAACCTTCAGAAAGGGAAGCCAGCTGAAAGTTTCCTATGTATCGCAGGACACCTCCCATTTGCAAGGCAGTCTGACGGACTATGCGAGACAGAACGGGATTGATGAGAGCCTGTTCAAAGCGATTCTGAGAAAACTGGATTTCTCCAGAGATCAATTCGAGAAGAACATGGCCGCTTATAGCGGGGGACAAAAGAAGAAAGTCCTCATTGCCAAAAGCTTGTCCGAGAAAGTGCATCTGCACATTTGGGATGAGCCGCTCAATTTTATCGATGTCATTTCCCGCATGCAAATAGAAGAGCTGCTGCTCGAGCACGCTCCCACAATATTGTTTGTGGAGCATGACCGCGAGTTCTGCAACCATATTGCTACAAAGATCGTGGAACTCTAA
- a CDS encoding TetR/AcrR family transcriptional regulator — MPRTKEQNEEIRLRRKEAIMKGALSVYVENGYAAADIGDVAERAGVARGLVYYYYKDKRSLFRDLFLHMFQLSNLHTRKHFSQEGTAVELCAKFATVMYQNLFENSEHVLFFFRMRLDLHELFTHEELHNLLWRDNNLQVVVETLRKGMEAGDVRQMSPEMLTEQYWGAIMQGMGYLKRKREALLKQGKTLVDAEQLLKSEVEDATKTCVAMLSRNARP; from the coding sequence GTGCCTCGCACGAAGGAGCAGAACGAAGAAATACGTCTTCGGCGAAAAGAAGCCATCATGAAAGGCGCACTGAGCGTCTACGTGGAGAATGGCTACGCTGCGGCTGATATCGGGGATGTCGCTGAAAGAGCCGGGGTTGCCAGAGGATTGGTGTATTACTACTACAAGGATAAGCGATCGCTGTTTCGTGATCTGTTTTTGCATATGTTTCAATTGTCCAACCTGCACACCCGAAAGCATTTTTCGCAGGAAGGAACGGCAGTCGAGCTGTGCGCGAAATTTGCGACGGTCATGTATCAAAACTTATTTGAGAACTCGGAGCACGTCCTGTTCTTTTTCCGAATGCGGCTGGATCTGCATGAGCTTTTCACACACGAAGAATTGCACAACCTCTTGTGGCGGGACAACAATTTGCAGGTAGTCGTGGAAACGCTCCGGAAAGGGATGGAGGCAGGGGATGTTCGGCAGATGTCTCCTGAGATGCTCACGGAACAGTATTGGGGAGCCATTATGCAAGGAATGGGCTATTTGAAAAGGAAGAGGGAAGCGCTGCTGAAACAAGGCAAAACGCTGGTGGATGCAGAGCAGCTCCTCAAATCGGAAGTAGAGGATGCGACCAAGACCTGCGTCGCCATGCTCAGCCGGAATGCGCGGCCCTGA
- a CDS encoding ABC transporter ATP-binding protein, producing the protein MLKLLRFLRPYRYMVIMTMVFVLLQSIANLYLPTLMSDIVNEGIIKENTGYIWRIGGLMLLVSALGAVLSVAASYLSSRAASGFGKRLRSSVFSHIESFTLQEFDKLSTASLITRTTNDITQVQQVLNMMLRMMVMAPMMCIGGIIMALSKDAHLSLVIIVAIPILALAIFLIGSKGIPYFKAMQTKIDKLNLVLREYLTGMRVVRAFNRTRHEQDRFNQANEDLTATAIKANQIMAGMMPIMMLMMNATQLAIIWFGGLRISTGHMQVGDLMAFLQYAMQILFSLMMASMMFSMVPRASASALRIHEVLATDPVILDRKEAAAVQGGNRAKVTFDQVTFRYPGAEKPALSSISFTAMPGQVTAIIGGTGSGKSTLVSLIPRFYDVESGSVKIGDVDVRDLPQESLRSKIGFVPQKALLFTGTIAENIRYGKEEATEEEVHHALQVAQAADFVAGMEDGIGTLLAQGGANLSGGQKQRLSIARALVRRPDVYVFDDSFSALDFKTDAKLRAALKHETEKATVIIVAQRVNTVMDADQIVVLDEGEVAGIGTHQELLATCSVYQEIVKSQLTEEEIA; encoded by the coding sequence TTGCTAAAATTACTGCGTTTCTTGCGGCCTTACCGGTATATGGTCATCATGACCATGGTATTTGTGCTGCTTCAATCGATTGCGAATCTGTATTTGCCGACGTTGATGTCTGATATCGTCAACGAAGGGATCATCAAGGAAAACACAGGCTACATATGGAGAATCGGCGGTCTGATGCTGCTCGTCTCAGCGTTAGGCGCCGTTCTGTCTGTAGCGGCTAGCTATTTGTCTTCCCGTGCGGCTTCGGGTTTTGGGAAACGTCTGCGCAGCAGTGTGTTCAGCCACATCGAGAGCTTCACGCTGCAGGAATTTGACAAGCTGAGCACAGCGTCGCTCATTACCCGGACGACGAATGATATTACGCAAGTCCAACAAGTCTTGAACATGATGCTGCGGATGATGGTGATGGCACCGATGATGTGCATCGGCGGGATCATCATGGCGTTGTCCAAAGATGCCCACCTTTCTCTCGTCATCATCGTGGCCATCCCGATTCTGGCTTTGGCGATTTTTTTGATCGGTTCGAAAGGAATCCCGTATTTTAAAGCGATGCAGACCAAGATCGACAAGCTGAACCTGGTTTTGCGCGAATATTTGACGGGGATGCGGGTCGTTCGTGCCTTTAATCGGACTCGGCACGAGCAGGACCGATTCAACCAGGCAAATGAAGACCTGACCGCGACTGCAATCAAAGCCAATCAGATCATGGCAGGGATGATGCCGATCATGATGCTGATGATGAACGCGACGCAGCTCGCCATCATTTGGTTTGGCGGCTTGCGCATCAGCACCGGTCACATGCAGGTAGGGGATCTCATGGCCTTCTTGCAATATGCCATGCAAATTCTCTTTTCCCTCATGATGGCTTCCATGATGTTCAGCATGGTGCCGAGGGCTTCCGCATCTGCTCTGCGGATTCATGAAGTGCTCGCGACAGACCCCGTGATTTTGGACAGGAAAGAGGCTGCCGCCGTGCAAGGCGGGAACCGAGCGAAAGTGACGTTTGATCAAGTGACGTTCCGCTATCCTGGTGCGGAAAAGCCTGCGTTGTCGTCAATTTCCTTTACCGCGATGCCGGGTCAAGTCACGGCCATCATCGGGGGGACGGGTTCCGGTAAATCGACACTTGTCAGCCTCATCCCGCGTTTCTATGACGTCGAGAGCGGAAGTGTCAAAATCGGCGATGTGGATGTGCGCGATCTGCCGCAGGAGTCGCTACGCTCCAAGATCGGCTTCGTACCGCAAAAGGCTCTGCTCTTCACGGGCACGATCGCGGAAAACATCCGCTATGGGAAGGAAGAGGCGACTGAGGAAGAAGTCCATCATGCTTTGCAGGTAGCGCAGGCTGCGGATTTTGTGGCGGGTATGGAGGATGGGATCGGGACCTTGCTTGCCCAAGGCGGGGCCAATCTGTCCGGCGGTCAAAAGCAGCGCCTATCCATCGCCCGTGCCCTCGTTCGCAGACCGGACGTGTACGTGTTCGACGACAGCTTTTCGGCTCTGGATTTCAAGACAGATGCCAAGCTGCGCGCTGCACTGAAGCATGAGACCGAAAAAGCGACCGTGATTATCGTTGCACAGCGAGTGAATACGGTCATGGATGCGGACCAGATTGTCGTGCTGGACGAAGGCGAGGTTGCGGGGATCGGTACCCATCAGGAATTGCTTGCGACCTGCAGTGTGTATCAGGAAATCGTGAAATCCCAGCTGACGGAGGAGGAAATCGCATGA
- a CDS encoding ABC transporter ATP-binding protein, with amino-acid sequence MSEEQRRTTPPGPQGAGPGPGPQRPMGFGGGPGMLTMPGQKAKNFKGTLRRLLGYLKPYRLKLIIVFLTAALSTVFSILSPKLLGNATTTIFEGFMGKWKGVPGATFDFSAVWQIVLTLIVLYLFSSLFAYIQQYLMAGVAQKIVYALRKEVNEKLARLPLKYFDGRTHGEVMSRVVNDVDTISGTLQQSLTQMITSVITLLGVIIMMLTISPLMTLIVLVTLPLSFVVIKQVASRSMPHFKGQQQALGALNGHVEEMYTGHKIVKAFGREKRAIEKFDEINEKLYESGWKAQFIAGIMMPLMMFVGNIGYVLVSVVGGVLVTRGSISIGDVQAFIQYAQQFSQPITQTANIANIIQSTLVSAERIFEVLDEQEETEEGDASAVTSGQKGHVRFENVSFGYKEGEPLIRGMNIDVSPGMKVAIVGPTGAGKTTLVNLLMRFYEIGDGRITIDGQDIRSMPRAELRRQFGMVLQDTWLFNGTIKENIAYGLEGASEAEIAQSARAAHADHFVRTLPDGYETVLNEEASNISQGQKQLLTIARAFLADPAILILDEATSSVDTRTELLIQKAMEDLMKGRTSFVIAHRLSTIRDADLILVMNQGTVIEQGNHEELLKQDGFYADLYNSQFSQEQQQVS; translated from the coding sequence ATGAGTGAAGAACAACGGCGGACAACACCTCCCGGACCACAAGGGGCTGGACCAGGGCCGGGACCCCAAAGGCCGATGGGATTTGGCGGTGGGCCAGGGATGCTGACCATGCCGGGCCAGAAAGCGAAAAACTTCAAGGGAACGCTGCGGCGTTTGCTCGGATATTTGAAACCGTATCGGCTGAAGCTGATCATCGTGTTTTTGACGGCTGCGCTCAGCACAGTCTTTAGCATCCTCAGCCCGAAGCTGCTGGGGAATGCGACGACGACGATTTTCGAGGGCTTCATGGGGAAATGGAAGGGAGTGCCTGGTGCGACGTTCGATTTCTCGGCCGTCTGGCAGATCGTTCTGACCTTGATCGTGCTCTATCTCTTCTCCTCGCTGTTTGCCTATATCCAGCAGTACCTCATGGCTGGCGTCGCGCAAAAGATCGTCTATGCGTTGCGCAAAGAAGTGAATGAAAAGCTGGCGCGGCTGCCTCTCAAATATTTCGATGGGCGCACGCACGGGGAAGTGATGAGCCGTGTCGTCAACGATGTCGATACGATCAGCGGAACCCTGCAGCAAAGTTTGACGCAGATGATCACCTCCGTAATCACATTGCTTGGTGTCATCATCATGATGCTCACCATCAGCCCTCTGATGACGCTCATTGTGCTGGTGACGCTGCCTCTCAGCTTTGTCGTCATCAAGCAGGTAGCGTCTCGTTCCATGCCGCATTTTAAAGGACAACAGCAGGCACTGGGCGCTCTGAACGGCCACGTGGAAGAAATGTACACCGGCCATAAGATTGTCAAAGCGTTTGGCCGTGAAAAGAGGGCTATTGAAAAGTTCGACGAGATCAACGAGAAGCTGTATGAATCCGGCTGGAAGGCCCAATTTATCGCAGGAATCATGATGCCGCTCATGATGTTCGTAGGGAATATCGGGTACGTGCTCGTCAGCGTGGTGGGAGGAGTCCTCGTCACCAGGGGCAGTATATCCATCGGGGATGTTCAGGCATTTATCCAGTACGCTCAGCAGTTTTCACAGCCGATCACGCAAACGGCCAACATCGCCAACATCATACAGTCCACCCTGGTCTCGGCCGAGCGAATCTTCGAAGTGCTCGACGAACAGGAGGAAACGGAAGAAGGGGACGCATCTGCTGTCACATCTGGCCAAAAAGGGCATGTGCGATTTGAGAATGTTTCCTTTGGATACAAGGAAGGCGAACCGCTCATCCGAGGCATGAACATCGATGTGAGCCCGGGCATGAAGGTCGCGATCGTCGGGCCGACGGGTGCGGGCAAGACGACGCTGGTCAATCTGCTCATGCGTTTCTATGAGATCGGAGATGGGCGAATCACGATCGACGGACAGGACATCCGCAGCATGCCGCGGGCGGAGCTGAGGAGGCAGTTCGGAATGGTGCTCCAGGACACGTGGCTGTTCAATGGCACGATCAAGGAAAACATCGCGTACGGCCTTGAGGGAGCGAGTGAAGCGGAGATTGCCCAATCTGCGAGAGCCGCTCATGCGGACCATTTTGTACGCACGCTGCCGGATGGATACGAGACCGTCCTCAATGAAGAAGCGTCCAACATCTCGCAGGGACAGAAGCAGCTGCTGACCATTGCACGTGCTTTTCTCGCTGACCCGGCCATCCTGATTCTCGACGAGGCGACGAGCAGTGTCGACACGCGGACCGAGCTGTTGATCCAAAAGGCGATGGAAGATCTGATGAAAGGCAGAACGAGCTTTGTCATTGCTCACCGTCTCTCTACCATTCGGGATGCGGATCTGATTCTCGTCATGAATCAGGGAACAGTGATCGAGCAGGGAAATCACGAGGAGCTGCTCAAGCAGGACGGATTCTATGCCGATTTGTACAACAGCCAGTTTTCGCAAGAGCAGCAGCAAGTTAGCTAG
- a CDS encoding copper amine oxidase N-terminal domain-containing protein: MKKLVSTTLVATILAASIPAAFAADTETKGKGHTKAEVKAEAKATTDSETTESSDTQTDDSEDTAIDIAIKDVKLKKQLIDLRQELKHTPDITDEQKAEYEQLVADLEKTSYKHSALEVQLELLQRTYQKGDHAPFKKLGELLEATGEKEIKAFVDGNLVQTDVAPFLQGGRALVPVRAISAALKADVKWDAGSRTVVIIRGEQSITLYLDKKEATVDGKTVALDIAPVLKNGRVFLPLRFISEQLKANVNWQEEGKIVIIDDLQAADEDNKKDESSSSTEDADTDADTETK, encoded by the coding sequence ATGAAAAAGCTCGTATCCACTACACTGGTCGCTACTATTCTTGCTGCCAGCATCCCGGCTGCATTTGCAGCTGACACGGAGACAAAAGGAAAAGGACATACCAAGGCAGAGGTAAAAGCAGAAGCAAAGGCAACTACAGATTCTGAAACAACTGAATCCTCTGACACCCAAACGGATGATTCCGAAGACACTGCGATAGACATCGCCATTAAAGACGTGAAACTGAAAAAGCAGTTGATCGACCTTCGCCAAGAGCTGAAGCATACGCCGGACATCACGGACGAGCAAAAAGCGGAGTATGAGCAGTTGGTTGCCGATCTGGAAAAGACTTCGTACAAGCACTCAGCTCTGGAAGTGCAATTGGAGCTTCTCCAGCGCACCTATCAAAAAGGTGATCATGCTCCGTTCAAAAAGCTCGGCGAATTGCTGGAAGCTACGGGCGAAAAAGAGATCAAAGCTTTTGTTGATGGAAATTTGGTGCAAACGGATGTAGCTCCTTTCCTCCAAGGCGGCCGTGCTTTGGTACCTGTACGCGCCATTAGCGCTGCATTGAAAGCGGATGTGAAATGGGATGCAGGCTCTCGCACAGTTGTCATCATTCGTGGCGAACAGTCCATTACGCTGTACCTGGATAAAAAAGAAGCAACCGTAGACGGCAAGACTGTGGCACTGGACATCGCACCGGTCTTGAAAAATGGCCGCGTTTTCCTTCCACTGCGCTTTATCAGTGAGCAACTGAAAGCCAATGTAAACTGGCAAGAAGAAGGAAAAATCGTGATTATCGACGACCTGCAGGCAGCAGATGAAGATAACAAAAAGGACGAATCTTCTAGCTCCACTGAGGACGCAGATACAGACGCTGACACCGAAACAAAATAA
- a CDS encoding VOC family protein has product MSVLFKRIDTVFVPTRDVDKALDWYITVLGGTPGWRSEKGEYQSVTFSDTSITLFLTHDPNEYQPRHCSFNFYAPSAEASYRHLVSHGVKVEEISEYGAKYFAFYDLDGNRLEVCEY; this is encoded by the coding sequence ATGTCTGTTCTATTCAAACGCATCGATACGGTTTTTGTCCCTACCCGCGATGTCGACAAAGCGCTAGACTGGTATATCACCGTTCTGGGAGGTACACCGGGATGGCGAAGCGAAAAGGGCGAGTATCAAAGCGTTACTTTTTCCGATACGTCCATCACGCTTTTCTTGACCCATGATCCAAATGAGTACCAGCCCAGACATTGCTCCTTCAACTTTTACGCGCCGAGTGCCGAAGCCTCCTATCGCCACTTGGTCTCTCATGGCGTGAAAGTAGAAGAGATCAGCGAATACGGGGCCAAGTACTTTGCCTTCTACGACCTTGACGGAAATCGTCTGGAAGTTTGCGAGTATTAG
- a CDS encoding GNAT family N-acetyltransferase yields MQLHPLTEAEAKEIVTWVYPEPYSFYNVEESEEVMREFLDGTYFSLRDGEDQLMGFFCYGKNAQVPAGRTAGMYEGEDVWDIGLGMKPELTGRGFGRSFLQKGIEFAVQRYSPRQLRLSIASFNKRAIKLYENMGFREVGSFPSKEVTFRVMTKDV; encoded by the coding sequence ATGCAGCTACATCCGCTGACAGAAGCAGAGGCGAAAGAAATCGTGACCTGGGTGTACCCCGAGCCGTATTCCTTTTACAATGTTGAAGAAAGCGAAGAAGTCATGCGGGAGTTCCTCGATGGTACGTATTTTTCGCTGCGGGACGGGGAGGATCAGCTGATGGGCTTTTTCTGTTATGGAAAAAACGCGCAGGTACCGGCGGGGAGAACGGCAGGCATGTACGAAGGGGAAGACGTGTGGGACATTGGTCTCGGGATGAAGCCGGAATTAACAGGCCGAGGCTTTGGCCGGTCCTTTCTGCAGAAGGGGATCGAGTTTGCCGTGCAGAGATACTCGCCGAGACAGCTGCGGCTAAGTATAGCGTCGTTCAATAAAAGGGCGATCAAACTGTACGAAAACATGGGCTTTCGGGAAGTGGGGTCATTTCCGAGCAAAGAGGTCACGTTTCGGGTGATGACAAAGGATGTGTAG
- the cysK gene encoding cysteine synthase A, whose protein sequence is MSVYQNITELIGNTPLVRLSRIVPSGAANVYVKLEKLNPSGSVKDRAAYNLILTAEQAGLIEPGDTIIEPTSGNTGIGLAMNAAAKGYKAILVMPDNMSKERINLLKAYGAQVVLTPSELRMPGAIAKAEELQKEIPRSFIPQQFENKANPDIHRVTTAKEIYAQMDGQLDAFVATAGTGGTITGTGEALREKLPDLYIAVVEPKGSPVLSGGKPGPHKLVGTSPGFVPKILNTSIYDEIMQIADEDALETMKLLGAKEGILVGPSSGASVFAAIEVAKRLGEGKRVVCIAPDSGERYLSMNFF, encoded by the coding sequence ATGAGCGTCTATCAAAATATAACCGAGCTGATCGGAAATACCCCTCTTGTAAGGCTGAGCAGGATTGTTCCGTCTGGCGCAGCAAACGTATATGTAAAGCTGGAAAAGCTGAATCCTTCAGGCAGTGTAAAGGACCGCGCTGCCTACAATCTGATCCTGACGGCTGAGCAGGCAGGGCTGATCGAGCCGGGGGATACCATTATCGAGCCGACCAGTGGGAATACAGGCATCGGGCTGGCCATGAACGCAGCGGCGAAAGGCTATAAAGCGATTCTCGTTATGCCGGACAACATGTCCAAGGAGCGAATCAACCTGTTGAAAGCGTATGGGGCGCAGGTCGTACTGACTCCGAGTGAGCTGCGGATGCCAGGTGCGATCGCCAAGGCAGAGGAGCTGCAAAAGGAAATCCCGCGCAGCTTCATTCCCCAGCAATTTGAAAACAAAGCCAACCCCGATATACACCGCGTGACGACCGCAAAGGAAATCTATGCGCAGATGGATGGCCAATTGGATGCATTCGTTGCGACAGCGGGAACGGGAGGAACGATTACAGGCACGGGGGAAGCGCTCAGAGAAAAACTCCCGGATCTTTACATCGCCGTAGTCGAACCAAAAGGCTCTCCGGTCTTGTCGGGTGGCAAGCCGGGGCCGCACAAGCTGGTCGGCACCAGCCCGGGCTTTGTCCCTAAAATTCTCAACACCAGCATCTACGACGAAATCATGCAAATTGCCGACGAGGATGCGCTGGAGACCATGAAGCTGTTGGGGGCCAAAGAAGGCATCCTGGTAGGGCCGTCCTCGGGTGCGTCTGTATTCGCGGCTATTGAAGTGGCGAAGCGTTTGGGCGAGGGGAAACGAGTCGTGTGCATCGCCCCGGATTCGGGAGAGCGTTACTTGAGCATGAATTTCTTCTAA
- a CDS encoding amidohydrolase — protein sequence MREKLFARLQEIYPELVQFRRDLHMYPELSFQEENTAKKVADKLASFGLEVKTGVGGMGVVGLLRGGKPGKTVALRADFDALPIQDEKEVEYKSRIPGVMHACGHDIHTAGLLGVAQVLSEIRDELPGNVVFLHQFAEELPPGGAKAMVAAGCLEGVDVVYGAHVASDLPVGQVGIGTGHVTAAADGFEITLYGKGGHGAYPHTSIDPIVLGSQVVMNLQQVASRQVDPLKQVVLSVCSFVGGGEAFNVIPDQVRLKGTVRTYDEEVRDAVEASLIRIVEASCQAVGARAEINYQRGYPATYNDPTETAHVVSEAKKLFGEEGVIHMPPGMGGEDFSYFALERPATFFMVGGRNPDIQANYPHHHPKFDVDERSMLQTGQLFIGALLAYQERNQEAVVTN from the coding sequence GTGCGTGAAAAGCTTTTTGCCCGATTGCAGGAGATTTATCCCGAGCTCGTTCAATTCAGACGTGATTTGCACATGTACCCGGAGCTTTCCTTTCAAGAGGAAAACACGGCGAAAAAAGTGGCTGACAAGCTGGCATCGTTTGGCCTTGAAGTCAAGACCGGCGTAGGTGGCATGGGTGTCGTCGGATTGCTTCGCGGCGGCAAGCCTGGGAAAACGGTTGCTCTACGTGCCGATTTTGACGCTCTGCCTATCCAGGACGAGAAAGAAGTGGAGTACAAGTCCCGCATCCCAGGTGTCATGCACGCGTGCGGACACGACATTCATACCGCCGGACTTTTGGGTGTGGCGCAGGTCCTGAGCGAGATTCGCGACGAGCTGCCTGGCAACGTCGTGTTCCTCCATCAGTTTGCCGAAGAGCTCCCTCCTGGCGGTGCCAAAGCCATGGTCGCGGCAGGCTGCCTCGAAGGTGTCGATGTCGTGTACGGTGCACACGTCGCCTCCGATCTGCCTGTGGGACAGGTCGGCATCGGTACCGGACATGTGACGGCAGCCGCTGACGGTTTTGAGATCACCCTCTATGGAAAAGGCGGCCATGGTGCTTACCCGCATACCTCCATCGATCCAATCGTTCTCGGCAGTCAGGTGGTCATGAACCTCCAGCAAGTCGCCAGCCGCCAGGTCGATCCGCTGAAGCAGGTGGTCCTGTCGGTCTGCTCCTTCGTCGGTGGCGGAGAAGCGTTCAACGTCATTCCCGATCAGGTACGGCTCAAAGGTACGGTCCGCACCTACGATGAAGAAGTGCGCGACGCAGTCGAAGCCTCCCTCATCCGCATCGTCGAAGCCAGCTGCCAGGCTGTCGGGGCTCGCGCAGAAATCAACTATCAGCGCGGCTATCCTGCGACCTACAACGATCCGACGGAAACCGCTCATGTGGTGTCCGAGGCGAAAAAACTGTTCGGTGAAGAAGGCGTCATCCACATGCCTCCAGGTATGGGGGGAGAAGACTTCTCGTACTTTGCTCTGGAACGACCTGCTACCTTCTTCATGGTAGGAGGACGCAACCCGGACATTCAAGCGAACTATCCGCATCACCATCCGAAATTCGATGTGGATGAGCGCTCCATGCTGCAGACCGGGCAACTGTTCATCGGTGCTCTGCTCGCCTATCAGGAGCGCAATCAGGAAGCAGTCGTTACGAATTAA
- a CDS encoding HPr family phosphocarrier protein — protein MGVMSLAVAKGQSVTLTADGADAAEALDALEQVLAAAE, from the coding sequence ATCGGGGTCATGTCACTCGCGGTGGCAAAGGGACAGTCCGTCACCCTGACGGCAGACGGGGCGGATGCGGCGGAGGCCTTGGATGCGCTGGAGCAAGTCTTGGCGGCCGCAGAATAG